TTCAAAGTAAAGCAAGACTAGTTCAAATTTAATTATTCAAGTATAATCACAAAATATTGATGAATCTGGACAAAATAGAGTATGATTTGGTTCACGAAGTTAAACTAGACCCTATTGAGGCGAAGATCTTTTTGCTTGTGACAACTCGGGGGAAAATGTCTGTAGACAGAATTGCGTCCGAGCTTGGAATGGATAACAAGGTGGTGTTGCAATCAACAAAAAAATTAGTCGCACTTGGTGGTTTCATTGACATGTCTGAAACGGAATTTGAGGCAATGCATCCGAGATTCACTGCAGTAAACATGTATCGCAAAATGTGCATCAGAGAAAATATTGAGTTTAAAAAAAATCTTATAGTTGACAATATTGGTATTGCCTTGGAGGTACACTATGAGCGTGCAAGGACTAAATAGTACCTTTTTGCGCCAAGTACCAATGAGTGTTGATACTGAAACCTGTAAACATGAGATCACTTATTTTGGTGTAACAAACGTAAATGTTGATTCAAGAACAATAGGTTCAGTAGATGTCTGGCGATGTGCTTTTTGCAAAAAGAGATTTTGTGAAGAAAAACAACTGGGAATTGATTCCATTGTAGATTATGTCGGCATGCCAAAAATAGAACCTGATGAAAAATGGGCTGTTTTGGTGCGAAGATTATTCAAAGGAAAAGATAGATGGAAGCTAGTCCGACTAAAACAAAATGGTACACTCAAGGTAGAAAATCCAGATGATAAAGTAATTGAAATCCAAATCAAAGATTTCAAAGTAGACGATCCACATCATACTAGCTTTCTGATTGATGATAACATCAACAAGGCAATAGAAATCTAGGTGAAAGATTGGACGTTGCAGTTCATGTTAATAATGTCAAAGGAAGTCAAATGGCGGCCAAAATTACGGGTACATTTACCATAAACAATAACACATTCAAGTTTTCAGCAATTGCGTTTGGTAGAATTGGTGGGCACAATATTGGCGCAAAAATCTCTAAATCTACCGAAAAAGCACTTCAAAAGCTAGGCTATGATTCCAACGAAGTAATCGATGTCTTGCAAAAGAATCTAGTCGCCGGTAATATTACCTTGCCTGAGGGCTTGAGCAGAGAATCTTTTGCAGATTCTTAGAACTGGGCTTCTTCTAGGGCTTTGGCGCAGGAACATCCACGATGTTCTGGTATTGCATCTGGAATTGACGTGAGCAGTCGTTTTGTGTTTTCTACGTTTTTGTGTAGTGTCTCAATTACTTCCTTTGCAGTGACTGGCTTTTCTGCCCACACGTCATAATCAGTAACTGTTGAAATTGATGCATAACAGATCTGCGCCTCTCGTGCTAGCTGACATTCTGGAACTAGTGTCATACCTATTATGCCAGCACCAGTTGACTTGTAGAATTTTGATTCTGCTTTTGTGGAAAATCTAGGCCCTTCTATGCAGACATAAGTTACATTCTTGTGAACAGAAATTTTTTGCTCATTTGCTGCATTTAGTATGGCAGATTGCAATTCAGGGCAGAATGGATCTGCAACTGAAATGTGAATTACTTTGCCTTCTTCTGAGAATGTTCCCTTGCGAGATTTTGTAAAATCAATAAACTGGTTTGGCAAAACAAAGTCTCCTGGTGCAATCTCTTCTTTGAGGCTGCCGACTGCGGATGGTGCAATTATTCTAGTAATCCCCATTTGCTTAAATGCCCAAATATTTGCCCTATAGTTGATTAAGTGTGGCGGTATGGTGTGTTTTTTTCCATGCCTTGGCATGAATGCGACTTTTTTGCCCTTGAATATTCCAACTGTGATGGCGTCAGATGGCTTGCCAAATGGAGTGTCTACAGTGATCTCTTTTGCGCCCTCTAAGAGGCCGGAATCATAAATTCCAGTACCTCCAAAAATTCCAATATCTGCTTGTTCCACTAGTATCTCACCAAAGATTCAGTTTTGTATTTTGAAATCTTTTTGATTCCACCGAGCTCTGTTAGCTCTATCATGAAGGCAAAGCCAGTTACTTGTCCGCCCAGCCTCTCGATTAGCTCAGCCGCTGCCTTGGCTGTGCCTCCAGTTGCTAACAAGTCGTCACAAATTACTACTCGCTCATCTTTGGATATTGCATTTTTTTGAATCTCCATTGTTGCTTTTCCATATTCAATTGTGTATGATCTTTTGACTGTCTGACCTGGTAGCTTGCCCTGCTTTCTTATCATTATCATACCTTTGTTGTATCGTAATGCTAGTGCACATGCAATTGGAAATCCACGGGATTCGATTCCTGCGAATACATCTACATCATTTGTATGGTATCGTTTTGCAAATTCGTCTATACAATGCGACATGGCAGACGGATTTTTTAAAATTGGACTGATATCTCTGAACAAAATTCCCCTCTTTGGAAAGTCTGGATATTCCGTGATGATGTTTTGAAGATTCACAAGTTTGTGGGTTTGACAGAGTAATAAAAAGGGTTTCCTGATTTATTGCAGATCAAATGTAGTCTCTGTGGTTTCTGCTCCAACGGTTACTTTGATGGTGTATTTACCCGGCTCTATTCCCTGCGGTACTGACCAGAACGTCTGGAAACTACCTTCTTTAGTTGTGCTCATGCGCAGCTCCACTGTATTGTTGTTTTTGGAATCCGATATTATGATTACTCCATTCTGGGATTTTCCTCCACCACTGCCGGTAATTGTCATGTAATCGCCAGCCGTGTATGGAGTGGTCTTGTCGATTTTCACGTTGAATGTCTTTGCTGCGGTTCCAGAGACATTGAACTTGACCTCTGCGAACTTGGCGCCACTTTTTGCTTTTATTACCCAAGACCCTTGCTTTGCATCGCTTGGAACTCTGAATGTTCCCTCGGAGAACTTGCCTTCATTGTCAGAAAAGATATCTTTATTCTTTATTATTTTGCCGTCTGGGTCTGTCATTTGTAAGTTTAGAATTATGTTTGGATTAGTAGAACCCAAAACCAAAATGTTGTCGCCTGGCAGATATTCTGGCTTTGTTGCTTGAATTGAGATGTTTCCTGTGGTTGTTTGAAGACCAACCGAAAACACCACACTGGTCTCTGATTGTGAGTGTTTTATCACTGCATTGTATACTCCTGACTTGTACTGACTTAGAACTAAATCAAAGACTTTACTGCCGTCAAGCCCCAATGAGATTCTTTCTGTAAGTTTGACCTTGTCGGTAGGATCAATAATCAAAATAGATATTGTTGATTTGGCAGGACCTTTGATTGTTAGCTTGGCAGTATCTGATGATGCATAATTTAGCTTGTCGAATTTGGCAATGATTTGTGGACCTGGTAGCTCGCCTAGGCCAACTCTAATTATCTCTGTTTCAGCTCCGTGTGTCAAAAATACTACATAGGTCCCTTTGATTGATGTAGCTGTGGTTTGATATTCAAAGTTAAATACTCCAGACTCACCGATCTCTAGCAAATCCGAGTGAATTTCTTTTCCTATTGGATCATTAATTACAACTTGCATTGTCTGACCCGGCTTTGCGGTTCCATTAAAGATGAATTTCTCACCAGGATCATATTTTGTCTTTGGTGAGTCTACTTTGATTATCTTTGTTATTGAGATGCTAATGGATTTTGTAATTGTTTCAATACCATCGCTAAATTCCACAGTTCTTGTGCCTAGTGGTGCATCTAATGGTATTGTGGTTTCATGCTGCCAATTGCCTAGAGCGTCTACTGTAACTACTGCTTGGTATAGTTTGCTGCCTGCCGGGTCTTTGCCTGTGATGGTAACTGAGCTTCCAGGCTTGCCGGTTCCACTGGTAGATATCTTTTGACCTGGTTCTGCCATTGTGATATAGTTATCAACTGTTAGTTTCTTGGTGTTTTGCGGAGCTGGAGTTTCTTCCATTGTTTTAACTCTTATGCTGATTGTCTTTTTGCTTCCTTGGGAATCTTCAAGCGATAGATCAATTCTATCTGATTGTATAGTAATTGGGATCTTGGCAGTTCCAATAACACGGCCGCTTTCATCGGTTCGAATGTCTTCTAGTTTTTCATTGTTTATCATTAAGTTTAGCACGGTATTTTTTGGGAATCCCTCACCTACTATTCTAATACTATCTCCGGTTTTTGGAGATTCCGGAATTATTTTGAATGTTGCGCTTTTCAAGTAGTCTGGTAGTCCAATCTTGCCTCGATGTTGTGGCGTGACTTTGCCAACTGACAGCTCATTTCCAGCACTATCAGAAGTCTTCCAATTCACTCCGGGGCTTTCGATTTCTGTCTTTATTCCAAACTTGACTGACTCACCTGAACCCAATGGCTCCGTTGATGTGAACACTAGAACTCCTTGTGAGTTTTTTACTCCTGTCCAACCCTTTTCTGCCTTGAATGACTTGAAGGTTCCGACATCTTTGCCAAGCCACAGTTTTATTGTATGAACTGGAGATGAATCATTATTTGTAAATTCCAAGAGTGTGGTCTTTTCAAAGGCTGTGCTTTTTGCTCCAGTCTCTGCACTAGCTAGTATCGAAGCTGAAAATATGAAAACTGTAAAAATTCCTAAAATAGCATAAACAGCATAATTCATTCGCAATCTACCTGCCTTCACGAATATTGTTTATTTACTCTTTTTGAGCGTTGGTGATGACTCGTGCGTAAAATACTTTAAGCAGCTATCGAGGTTTGCTTCGCTGGAACTTGGTTAGGCCCACATGAGCAGTCATGTTTTGGTGTTGTCGTATTCTCTCTGCAATAAGTCTGAACAATCCTCGGAACTGGTCCTTTGTCTTGTCTGAAAGGAAGTCTGCTTCTTTTAGTGCAATTTTTTCACAAATGTATCGAGCGATTTCTTCAATGTCAAAGTCGTTCCAGCCATCTTCCCTATGTTCATACCAAATGTCTTTGAGACTTTCGATTATTCCTTTTTTGTTTCTCGCCAGAACTTCTTCCCTTGTTAGGTTTCGAAATCCTTCCTTTCTTAGCTTGATTTCATATGTCTGGTTTACTGCATGCAAATAGTCTTCTGGTAGTATGAGGTCTTCTATTGACTCAATTGACTTTCCGCCTTGTTCTAAGTATATGATTTGCATGTCTGTAAACTCGTTTGCCTTTAGCTGTTCTGCTATTTTCTTTGATTCTAGGGTGTTATCTAAAATCACAAAGACATTATGGCCGTGGTTTCTGTAGAATATGGCAAGTGGTAGAGTAGAGTTTTTGCTGTATGACGCAACAACGTTTAGCGGATTCATCGAAATATTTGGATCCTCTAGGAACTTGTCAAATGAATTCAGAAACATTGCATCTGACATTGTCTCTACTATTATGACTGGTCGAGAGTTGGTGCCGATTTCTCTGTCGACAATAGATTCGACTAGGCCACGTGATAAACCATACAAAATTGGGATAAGTGTAGCGTCGTCAGCATTCCAATAATCATAATGGATTCTGCTGAGGTGCTTTCGTTTGTCCAGCTCTACTACAAGCAGGTTGCCAGGTGTGTAATCAAATATCATAAATGGTGAGTGGGTTGCATATAGGACCTGATTCGAGCCTGCCAAGTTCTTGAGAAGGTCAGATATTCCCATTTGCTGTGCTGGGTGAAGATTTCTTGCAGGCTCGTCCAAAAGCAAAATTGCCTCTTTGAGCTCTGCGCGCTGTGTTTCTGCTGCAAAGTTTACAATGAATGAAAATGTCCACTTGAAT
The Nitrososphaerota archaeon genome window above contains:
- a CDS encoding S-methyl-5'-thioadenosine phosphorylase: MLVEQADIGIFGGTGIYDSGLLEGAKEITVDTPFGKPSDAITVGIFKGKKVAFMPRHGKKHTIPPHLINYRANIWAFKQMGITRIIAPSAVGSLKEEIAPGDFVLPNQFIDFTKSRKGTFSEEGKVIHISVADPFCPELQSAILNAANEQKISVHKNVTYVCIEGPRFSTKAESKFYKSTGAGIIGMTLVPECQLAREAQICYASISTVTDYDVWAEKPVTAKEVIETLHKNVENTKRLLTSIPDAIPEHRGCSCAKALEEAQF
- a CDS encoding adenine phosphoribosyltransferase produces the protein MNLQNIITEYPDFPKRGILFRDISPILKNPSAMSHCIDEFAKRYHTNDVDVFAGIESRGFPIACALALRYNKGMIMIRKQGKLPGQTVKRSYTIEYGKATMEIQKNAISKDERVVICDDLLATGGTAKAAAELIERLGGQVTGFAFMIELTELGGIKKISKYKTESLVRY